CTGTTTTAAATAACGATTAAACAATTTTTATGGAATGAGGGTTCCTTGAAGGCTTTCGAACTCAAGGAACCCTCATTGATTTTACTCTGCCGTTCCCACTAACTCCTCGTGGTCGATGACCTTGTCGATATCGAGGAGAATCTTAACCCCGTTTCCGTATTTAGCCAACCCGAGAGTATACTGTTTATGCAGTGAGGTCTGCATCGTTGGACTCGGTTCAACCTCATCTCCTTTAAGATTGATGACTTCGGAAACCCCATCAATAATCAGGCCCACCAGGGTTTGATTGTGCTCCTGGTTTTCCGCCAGTGGGGGTGGCCGGTTCGAGATCGAATTTCAGACGAAGATCGATAACCGGAATCACTTTGCCCCGCAGATTAATGACGCCCTTGACATATTCAGGAGTTTGCGGCAGGACCGTGATCGGCAGAATGCCGATGATCTCTTTGATCTTCATGATGCTGATGCCGTATTCCTCGCCGGCCAGGGAAAAGGTCAGAAATTTTTGCGGACCAAGGCCGGAGAGGCTGTTTTCTGCGGTAGTTTTAGTCATCTTGATAACTCCATGATTAATGGTGGTCCTTAAAATCCATCAAAGTCATCGGTGCTCTGATCTTCATCGAAAGGAATGGCGGCTGTCGCCGACGAGACTGGTTTTTTGAGTTTGCTCGGGGGCTTGGGCGAGGCCTTTCCGGGTTTATGGTGAGTCAGTTGCCGAACCTGGCTGATTTCCCGGGGCGGCTGCCGGGTTTGGTTGACGGTGACCATGGCGGTCAGATCGCCGACGAATTCGTTCATCTGCTCGGCCTGGGCATTAAGCTCCTCGGCGTTGGCGGCCGATTCCTCGGCGTTGGCGGCATTCTGCTGCGTTACCTTATCCATTTCCGAGACGGCGATGTTGATCTGGCCGATACCATTTGCTTGTTCCTGGGAAGCCGCCGAGATTTCACTGACGAGATTGCCCACCTTGGTGCTTTTCTCGACGACTTCATTGACGGCGGTCAAGGAATGGGCGGCAATTTCCCGGCTCGAACTGAGACCTTGTTGACGGTGGCTCCGATTAATTCGGCAGTAGATTTGGCGGCCTCGGCGCTGCGGGCGGCAAGATTTCTGACTTCATCGGCCACCACTGCAAAACCGGCTCCCGCTTCTCCGGCTCGGGCCGCCTCAACTGCGGTATTCAAGGCCAGAAGGTTGGTTTGAAAGGCGATTTCATCAATGCTTTTGACGATTCTCTGGGTTTCCTGGCTGGCGCTGTAGATCTCTTCCGTGGCGTTTCGCAGACTGGTGATGGATTCGGCAGCCGAACGAACCGCGGCGATAGTTTCCTTGGTCAGACGATCGGCCTGGTCGGAATTGTCGGCGTTTTGTCTGGTCATGGAGGCCATTTTCTCGACCGATGAAGAGGTTTCTTCCAGGGAGGCCGCCTGTTGCGACGAGCCTTCAGCCAGAGACTGGCTGGCGGATGAAACCTGGCCGGCTGCCGCCGCCACCTGGTGCGCCCCTTCGGACAGGGCGTTGATTACCCGAGTCAGGCCGCGGGCGATGCCGTTGCTGATGAAATATGCCAGACCCAGACCGATGACGGCGGCGATCAGGCTGAGAATAATGACCGCAAGTCTGGTCCTTTGGGCCGCGCTCAGCATCATTTCGTCGGTCATCACATTCCTGCCGACCGTTTCGGTGATCTGATGCATCAGTTTTCTGGTCTGGTTCAGGGCGGATTTGGTCTCGCTGGAGAAAATCTGAGTGGCCTGCTGCAGTCCGGCGACCATTTTCCGGGCCTGATCCTGCATGGCCTTGAGTCGGGCGGCGGTTTCGTTTAAAGCCGGCATGGTTTCATGTTCGAAAATGTGGAGAGCCTTTTCCTGGCTCTGAGTGATTGCGGTTTCTGCGGCGATCACCCGGGTAATGAGAGCCTCGCACTGGTTCAGGGCCGGCAGGGTTTGTTCGGTATAAATCTTTCCCGCCTTCTCGAAATTGCTTTTGCTCAGGGTGTCCTTGATGCTGACGGCGGTGCCGTGCAGTCTCTCGTGAGGGGCGGCGATGGCGCTGATAAAGTCGGCGAAAGCCGGAAAGTCCTGAGCGTACCGGCCTGCCAGCGGCCCACGTAGAAAGACGCCCAGGGCGCATTTGGCCGGATCGGTTTCAACCCGTAGATTTTGTTGGCGAGCGATAATCGCTTCGGCGACCTGCTCTCCCCAGACGCGGTGATCATCAAGGCGGGCCCTGAGGGTGTCGTTTAATCCGGGATGGTTTGGTCGCCAGTTTTGCAGGATGTCTTTGGCTGAATGGTGAAGCGCGGTGTGAAACGGAATGATTTCCTTGATCAGACGGGCCATTTCCGCATTGTCTTGCGTCAGTTTCCGGGCTTGCTCGCCGGAGAGAAACTGGCCGAAAGAACACTGGCCGAGGTCGGTGATCAAGTTAGAAGTCGGCCGATTGTTGATTATCATGTCATAGAGCTTTTGCTGCCAGAGCAGGTGGTCGCGCTCTACCCCGATCAGAAAGCCGGGCAGGTTGAGATCCGCCGACAGAAAAACCTGGGCGATCTTGCTGGCCGATTCGTGCAGCCGCCGATGCGGGGCGTCGATTTGCGCGAAAACCGCTTTCAGCTCCGGAATGCGCTGCTACGCCTGCTGCCGTGCCGGACTGGCCAGCCACTGGCCCAGGGCGCACTTGTCCGGGTCGGTCTGGACGGTGAGGGTCGTGACGTTGTCGTCGGTCAGCAGCTCGTTGACCTGATTGCCCCAGTGGAGATGGTCGACCTCTTTCTGCGCGATCTCGCCTTTAAGCTTATTGCCGTAGATGACCTCTGCGGCGTTGTCGACAATGCTGCCGATACCAAGGATCGAACAGATGGCGATGACGACCATCAGCAACAGAACGGAAGCGATACCTGCGGCGATCTTTTTTCCAATAGTCATGGGGGCCTCCTTTTACGAGCTGGTTTTTGGCTGACAAGGCCAGGAGTCTGTTGCTCTGTTTCGTAACCGTGAGGCCTCGGTGGCCGCCCGGCTTGGAAAACTGAAAGATCTGACCTGAAAAGACGGCTTGCCGGCGAAGCTCAGTGTTCTCCCTGGTTTTTTTTCGGGTTTTGCGGCGGGGGAAAATAGCTGTGCTGGCGGCCCTGGCTGTCATTGTAGCAGAAGCATCCTGAGAACCTGTTCTGATGTCCTGGCTTGTCGGCTGTGGCGGCCGAGAAGCTGACCTGGCCGCCGGCCGTGGCTAAAGAGGTGTTTTCCAGGGTTCTGATGATGGTTTCCGGTCTGAAATCGGGGCTGTGGGCCAGGACATGGCGAATGGTTTCCGCCGCGGCATAGCCCACCGCCTGAAGTTGACTGGTAAAGACAGGATAGCGGTTCAGCGTAGCCGTGGTTGGAGCGGGGCAGGGATAAAGCAGAAAATGGTTGTTCGTCGACGACGGCGGAATCGAGGCTGAAGCCTCCAGCGCGTTCGAAACGACGACGCTCAGTCTGGGAAAGGTTTGCAGCGGCTCTTTTTGCAGCCAGAGGGAGGAGGCTTTTTCGAGGCTGACGGCCAAAAGGAGCAGTTGGGGCTGTTGTTTTTCAATCTGGTCGAGCAGGTCGGCAAGGCTCTTTTCTGGTTCGGGGAACGCTTCCCAGATCGTCAGGTCGACAGGCAGGTCGGCGCAATAATTTCTCAGGCGGCGGGCCTGCAGCCGGGAACAGGGCTGCGGGCTATAGATAATGCCGAGCTTGGTGATGGCGGGTTGCTGGGAAAGGATCAGATTCTGCAGGGCCGATTTCAGGGCTGAGCGCGGCGCGGTCAGGCGAAAGCTGAAAAGGCTACGATCGCTGATCAGGTCGTCCTGGTCGGCCCAGACCATGAGAAAGGGCAGGCCCTGTTTCTCGCAAGTCTTTGCGGTGGTCCAGGCCGTGGGGTTGAGCGGGGTTCCGGCAATCAGTACGGTATGGTTTTGGCTAGATAAAAGTTCAACCAGGGCGCGGCAGTTTTCCGGATCGCCCCGGCTGTCAAGATAGCTGACGCTGAACCTCTCGGTTTGGGATCCTGCGTCCGCCGGTCCGGCGAAGCCGAGCTCGAAACCGCTGCGCAGAACCTGTCCGAGTTCCGTGAAAGGTCCGCTCAGGGGCAGAAGCACGGCCACCTGGGGAAGCTTTTCCGGCTGAGAAAAGAAATCCTCGCCGGGCGAGGTTGCCGGGGAGAGCTGAAATGACAGGAAAAGACCAAGGATCAGAAGGAATTTTTTTTTGCGCAATGATCTGAACCTCACAAAGATTTCTATTTCCCGGTTGAGTCCAGTTCTCGGCGGCGATCGCGGAAGCGCGTGGAGACTATCATAAACCTGGTCTTTATAAAACTTTTATCGGTTCAATGCAACCAGAAAGATGGGAATCGCTTTTACTTGACCCTGAAGGCAATTATGGTTATTAGTCTGGCGCCGAGATCGGCGGAAAGCGCAACCGGTAATTTAATTTGAATGATGAAAACCAGAATCTTATTGACCAACGATGACGGGATAACCGCAGTCGGTCTGCGCGAGCTGGAAGAGGGGCTGCGGGGACTCGGCCGCCTGACGGTAGTGGCTCCGGACCGGGAGCGCAGTGCCAGCGGGCATTCCCTGACCCTGCAACATCCTTTGCGCATTGATGAACAGGGTCCCGGGCATTATGCCGTGGACGGAACCCCGACCGACTGTGTTTTTCTCGGAGTCAACCAGGTAATGCGCCATGAGCGTCCGGATCTGGTGATTTCCGGAATCAATCGCGGTGGCAATCTTGGGGATGATATTACCTATTCAGGGACGGTGGCGGCCGCTTTTGAGGCGACCCTGCTGGGAATTCCGGCCATTGCGGTTTCCCTGGAATATGAGCGGGAGTACCATTTCGCCACGGCCTCGCGGGTTGCTCGGAAGGTGACGGAAATGGTGTTGGCCCAGGGCTTGCCGCCGGATACGATGCTTAATGTCAATGTTCCGGATCTGCCCTGGGATAAACTTGCCGGTTTTCGGGTTACCCGCCAGGGTAAGCGTTTCTATTCCGGGGTGGTGCGGGAAAATGTCGATCCCCGGGGGCGTCATTATTATTGGATCGGAGGCGAAGTCCTGCCGGGCCCGGCCGCCGTCGATACGGACGCGGCCCTGGTGCGCCGCGGTTTTGTCTCGATTACCCCGATTCATCTGGATTTAACCAACCATCGGGCCCTGGCCGCGCTGGCAGAATGGGAGTGGGAGTCTTGACGGAAAAGCTAATTGAGTCGAAAAAAATTTTTATAGAGACCTACGGATGTCAGATGAACGTTTGTGATTCCGGGAAAATCGCGCACCTTTTCGGCGCACGAAGCTATCAGGTGACCTCGGATTACCGTCAGGCTGATTTGATCGTTATCAATACTTGCAGCGTCCGGGAAAAGCCGGAGCTTAAACTGTTCAGCGCCCTGGGGCGTTATCTGCCGCTCAAACGCGGTCACTTAGGGCTGGTGCTGGCCGTGGGCGGTTGTGTTGCCCAGCAGTGGGGGGAGAAACTGCAGGAACGCTATCCTGGACTGGACATCGTTTTCGGGACGCACCAGCTTGATGCCTTGCCCGGAATGGTGGAGGAGGTCCTGGCAACACGGCAGAGGTTGAGCCGGACCGCTTTTCGGGAAATCCCCGGCGGGCTTGAAGTGCTGGCCCGGCCGGACCCGGCCGTGCCCAGCGCTATGGTCACGATCATGCAGGGTTGCGATAACTTCTGCACTTATTGTATCGTTCCTTATGTGCGTGGGCGCGAATACAGTCGGCCAAGCGCAGCGATTATCGCGGAGGTTGAAAAACTGGTTCAGGCCGGGGTCGGAGAGGTGATGCTGCTGGGTCAGAATGTTAATTCCTATGGCTTGAAAACCCCGGGAGAAATCAGTTTTGCCGAACTTCTGTTTCGGTTGGCCAAAATCGACGGTCTCAAACGGATTCGTTTCACGACCTCCCATCCCAAGGATATGTCGGCCGAGCTGATTAAGGCTTTCGCCGAGTTGCCCGGGCTTTGCCCCAGTCTTCATCTGCCTCTGCAGGCCGGCAGTGATGCCGTGCTCAAAAGGATGGGACGAGGCTATAGCGCCGCCGCTTATCTGGAAAAGGTCGCTGAATTACGCCGGGTGAGACCCGGGCTGGCTTTGACCACCGATATTATTGTCGGTTTTCCGGGAGAGAGTGAAGCCGATTTTCAGGAAACGCTGAAAATGCTTGAGCAGGTGGGTTATGATCAGATATATTCGTTTAAATATTCGCCGCGGCCGGGAACCAGGGCGGCGGCGTACAATGATTTGGTGCCGGCGGCTGAAAAGGATGAACGTCTGGCCCGTTGTCAGGCTTTGCAGGATGGGCTTGGTGAAGCCCTGCTGAAAACTCAGGTCGGGCGGCTGACCGAACTTCTGGTGACCGGTCCCAGTCGGCGGGGGCAGGGCGAGTGGAGCGGGCGCAGTCCGGAGAATCGAATCGTTAATTTTGCCGCGCCCGAGGGGATTGGGGTGGGCGATTTGTGTCGGGTGCGGATCTGCAAGGCCCTCAAACATTCCCTGAAAGGCGAGGTGCTGTCTTGAGGGCCGACTGGCTCAGTAACGGCCGGGGCGGAAAATTTTTTCTCTCCTATCTCGCGCCTTTGCTCCTCTACTGTTGGTTGATCTTCTGGCTTTCGGCTCAGAGCGATCCCGGAGCTATCAGCCCCTTTCCTTTTCCTGACAAGATCGCTCACCTGATTGAATATGCCGGTTTTGGTTTTCTCCTGATGCGCCTGCTGGCCGTCCGTTTCCCGCAGGACGATCCGGTAACCCTTCTGGCCTGGGTTTTAGGCGGGGCCTTGCTCTATGGTTTAAGTGATGAAATTCATCAATGTTATGTGCCGGGACGGGAATTCTCCTGGATGGATCTGCTGGCCGATGGGGCCGGGGCTTATCTTGGTGCCCGCGCTTGGATGCTCTTAAAGAAATCGAGGTCCTGATGATAGATTTGCATACCCACACGATTTTCAGCGATGGTGTTCTGGTGCCGGCGGAACTGGCTCGCCGGGCCCGGGTCGCCGGTTACCGGGCCCTGGCCTTTACTGATCATGTCGATTTTTCCAATCTTGATTTCGTTCTTCCACGTCTGCTTACGGTCTGCCGGATCCTGGCCGAAACCATGGAAATGGTGCTGCTTCCCGGGGTGGAGTTGACCCATGTGCCTCCCTCCCTGATTCGCCGGGGCGTGGAACAGGCCCGGGACCTGGGTGCGGCCGTGGTGGTGGTACATGGTGAAACCCTGGTTGAACCGGTGGCTCCCGGAACCAATCTGGCAGCCCTGGAAGCCGGGGCGGATATCCTGGCCCATCCCGGCTTGCTGACCCTGAAAGAGGCCGCACTGGCGGCGGCAAAAGGGGTTTTCCTGGAGCTTACGACCAGGGGCGGGCACTCTCTGGCCAACGGTCATGTCGCTGCCCTGGCCCGGCAAACGGGGGCGAAACTGCTGCTCAACAACGACGCCCACGGACCCGGCGACCTGGTCAGTCTGGAAATGGCCGAGAAGATTGCCTTGGGAGCCGGGCTTACAGCCGACGAGTGGCGGCGTCTGCGGCTTGACGTGGTCGCTTTTGTGCGAAGAAAAACCTCCGGCGGGGGACTGGGCGATGCGGAGTGACAATGAACTGGCAAAGAAGCTGCGGGCTGAACAGGGTACGGTCAGCTGGTCCTGGCTCAGGCCACATGCCAAACGGGGCATGCTTTTTCAGGTGGCGGCTGAGCTTGAACTCTTGGTCGTGGGACTGGCGGTGGCTGAAGATCGGGTAAAGGAAGTCGCAGCCTGGCTGGATCGGGGAAGGCTGGCGCGGCCGACGTCTGAAGCGCTGGTCGGCTGGGAGACGCGGGGGGGGCTTTTCAAGGCCTTGATCGTTAAACCCTATGTTTTCTTTCAAGAGCTCAAGCATGCACCGGAAGAACCCTGATGGTCGGGGCCGTGCCGGTTTTTCCGGCGGAGCGGTTGTGGTCATCAGGTACGGTGTGATCGCCATGACGGCGCCCTCTCCCCTTGGCCTGCGGTTCGGTTCATAGATCAGAAAGTAACGGCTTTTCGGTTTCCAAAACGCCGCCGGCAGCCCACCGGTGATAAGTATTATTGGTTTCGTCCCGGTATATGGTCGCCTTCCGCTCTGTTCCCCAAAACCTCCTCTTCTTCAGACTCGATTTCGTTGATGCCCACGGTGACACAGCTTCCCTGCGGGTAGTAAACCGAGATCAGAGCTGGGGTTCGCGGCATTTTCCGGTTGTCGATTTCATCAAAAAGATAGTGCGCAAAGCTGCGGCCGAGACGTTCCGCGTCGGCGACCGGTGTCTTGTCGGTCACCAGTAGGGCAAGATGGAGCGAGTTGTTGATTGCACTGATATCGGCATCCCGAACCAGAGGATGTTTTTTGATTAATTGAATGGCTTGTTGCTGCTTTTGCTGACTGGGTGGGGGCGGTGAAGTTCCGAGGACCGTGGTTGGTAGGGTAGGGGAGGCCTGTCTGGCGGTTTTTCCGGCAAGGCTTTTTCCCAGCGGGCCGCGCCACAGGATGATGGCCAGGAAAATCATCCCCATGCCGCTCAACAACCAGAATAAAAGATTGGGGAGCGAGAACTGCGGATGAAAATAGGGCTTCCGGCAAGTCTGTTCTTGGGGCATCGAACCTCTTTGACTCCTTCCGGCGGAAACCTGCGGGTCGGTTTTCTGGCTTTGGCGGCGGAAGGTTCCGGGGGGAATAATTATGCTGTGGCCGCATACGGGACAGGCCAGCGTAGAATTATCGCAGGGCCAGGTTTTTCCCTGGAAAGAGCACGGTTGGTGGCACTGGGGACAGGTTATTTTCATAGTCAGGTTTTATCTGTACAGGTTGCTTGCGGATAGAGCGAGTCCGATAAAAAGGCGCTTTGAGTTTATTTTTCGACGTCTTTGGTTTTCCGGTAACGTTTACCGATAAACACTCTTAGGTCGTATGTCAAGTTTATGTTTGTCGTGGGTTCAGGCGGGGGTTCGTTTTTTGAGCTCTGGATGAGGTTGATTTTTACCTGGAAGGGTAAAAAGTAGGCGGTCCGCCGGGATCGGCTAAGGGTTATATCTTTGAGGTCTTTGAGGAAGTAACTTGTTATAAGAGAGGAAGCTCGAGGCGCGTGAAATAAAATTTCGTCATTAATTTTTGCCAGGGTTTTTTGCCTGGCTTTTATACAGGTTGTTCTGTGGTTTCGGACCGGTTTGCTTTTCCGACCTGAAAACTTGCGAAACTAACGATGGAACGTTGTCCGCCGGTTTCCTCTTTCTTTAACCCTTGTCGGCCGTCGGTATGTTAATTGCAAATTGCACAGGTTTAAATGTGGTTGTTCACGGAAAAAACAGGAACCCGCGGGTTTCTTTGTCGTTATCCCTGGTAAAAGTTTTTAATGTTAATGAACCTTTTGTTTTCTTAGTAAAAATCAAGCTCTAGGAGGGTAGGTTGATGGATTTCAAGCTGACTGATGAACTGACGATGCTGCGGGATACGGTGCGTGATTTTGCGGCCGAAAAGATTGCTCCTTTTGCCGAGGAATGGGATAAAAAACACTATTTCCCTTATGAAGAGGTGATTAAGCCGATGGGCCGGCTGGGTTTTTTCGGCACCGTGATTCCGGAGGAGTACGGCGGCAACGAAATGGGTTGGTTGGCGGCGATGATTATTACCGAAGAAATCGCCCGGGCTTCAAGCTCCCTTCGGGTTCAGGTTAACATGCAGGAATTGGGCTGTGCTTTTACGATTCTCCGCTATGGCAATGACGAACTTAAGCGAAAATATATCGAAAAATTGGTGAACGCCGACATTCTCGGAGCTTTTGCGATTACGGAGCCGGGGGCCGGCTCCGATATCATGGCCATGAAATCAACGGCCGTCGACAAGGGGGATCACTGGCTGCTGAATGGCCAGAAAACCTGGATTTCCAACGCCACGATCGGAGGCATTAATATCTTTTATGCTTACACCGATCGCTCCGCCGGTGGTCGCGGTCTTTCCGCTTTCGTGGTTGATCTTGAAGAAAGTGAAGGTATCACGGTCACCGAGCTGAGTAAAATGGGTTCTTTGTCTTCGCCTACCGGGGAGATTGTGCTTGAAAATACCAAAATTCCTAAAGGGAATATCCTGGGTAAACCCGGTGACGGAGCCAAGATCGTTTTTGGTTCTCTCAGCCAGACGCGGCTTTCGGCCGCCGCCGGCGGTATTGGTTTGTCTCAGGCCTGTCTCGATTCGGTAACCAGGTATGCCATGGAACGGGAACAGTTCGGTCAGCCGATTGGCAACTTTCAGATGAACCAGTCGATGATCGCGGAAATGGTAGCCGAGATTGAGGCGGCCCGTCTGATGGTCTACAAGGCCGCCTGGCAGAAGGATCAGGGAGACCTGAGTAACAACCTGGAAGTGGCCGCGGCCAAATATCTTTCCGGTGAGCTGGCTTATAAATGTACTCAGTACGCCATGCGGATTCTCGGGGCTTACGGTTATTCGACTGAATATCCGGTCGAAAGATATTTCCGGGATGCCCCCACCTACGCCATGGTTGAAGGCTCGACCAATATTTGTAAATTTATCATGGCCCAGGATCAGCTTGGCATTCGCAAAGCAAATCGCTGAGAAAACAGGCGGGATTGGCTTGGGGAGGCTTTGTGCAGGTTTTTATATGTAAAGCCTCTTGCATTCTCCCAGCTTATCTGCTATCTGTCCCGCCTCGCGCCGCCGCCGCGTATGGTTTTGCTTGCTCAAGATATTGCCGGTCGGGTGGTCGCTAAAATTAAGGGAACGGAGTTTTTCAGCCGTTGTCCGGGTGGAAATTGCCAATTCTAATTTCAGGAATATACGCGACTCTTTTGGGGCCGCAAGGAGTGAACTATGAAGCAGTATTTTGCGGAGATGCCTTTGTTCGGAAAGGAACTCAAAGACAAGCAGAAAGAGAAGGCGGCTGAAAGTGCGGCCCAGATTAAAAAGGTCGAAGAACACTATGCCGCTGAGGTTGAGCGGGTCAAAAAAGCCGGTTTGCCGGCCGAAAAAATCAATCAGCGGGGGGAAATGACGGCCTGGCAGCGACTTGAATACCTGCTTGATCCGGGAACCTTTCTGCCGATGAACACAACCTTTAATCCGCTTGGCAACGAGGAAGGCACGACCGGGGTTATCAATGGTCTTGCCAAAATTCGTGGTCGCTGGGTTTCGGTTATCGCTTCCGATAACAAGGTTTTGGCCGGCGCCTGGATCGGCGGCCAGGCCGAGAATATTTTTCGGGCCCAGGATATGGCCGAACAGATGCGGATTCCGCTGGTCTGGGTTTTAAACTGCAGTGGGGTTAAGCTGACCCATCAGCAGGAGGTTTATGCCGGACGGCGTTCCGGGGGGCGCACCTTTTTTCGTCACGCCGAGCTGGCGCAAAAAGGGATTCCGGTGATTGTCGGTATGTACGGCACCAACCCGGCCGGAGGGGGATATCATGCGATCAGTCCGGCAATTATTTTCGCCCATGATAAGTCCAATATGGCGGTTGGCGGCGGGGGGATTGTCAGCGGTATGAGTCCGAAAGGTCATTTCGATCTTG
This window of the Pseudomonadota bacterium genome carries:
- a CDS encoding acyl-CoA dehydrogenase yields the protein MDFKLTDELTMLRDTVRDFAAEKIAPFAEEWDKKHYFPYEEVIKPMGRLGFFGTVIPEEYGGNEMGWLAAMIITEEIARASSSLRVQVNMQELGCAFTILRYGNDELKRKYIEKLVNADILGAFAITEPGAGSDIMAMKSTAVDKGDHWLLNGQKTWISNATIGGINIFYAYTDRSAGGRGLSAFVVDLEESEGITVTELSKMGSLSSPTGEIVLENTKIPKGNILGKPGDGAKIVFGSLSQTRLSAAAGGIGLSQACLDSVTRYAMEREQFGQPIGNFQMNQSMIAEMVAEIEAARLMVYKAAWQKDQGDLSNNLEVAAAKYLSGELAYKCTQYAMRILGAYGYSTEYPVERYFRDAPTYAMVEGSTNICKFIMAQDQLGIRKANR
- a CDS encoding DUF2288 family protein — translated: MRSDNELAKKLRAEQGTVSWSWLRPHAKRGMLFQVAAELELLVVGLAVAEDRVKEVAAWLDRGRLARPTSEALVGWETRGGLFKALIVKPYVFFQELKHAPEEP
- a CDS encoding amino acid ABC transporter substrate-binding protein is translated as MEIFVRFRSLRKKKFLLILGLFLSFQLSPATSPGEDFFSQPEKLPQVAVLLPLSGPFTELGQVLRSGFELGFAGPADAGSQTERFSVSYLDSRGDPENCRALVELLSSQNHTVLIAGTPLNPTAWTTAKTCEKQGLPFLMVWADQDDLISDRSLFSFRLTAPRSALKSALQNLILSQQPAITKLGIIYSPQPCSRLQARRLRNYCADLPVDLTIWEAFPEPEKSLADLLDQIEKQQPQLLLLAVSLEKASSLWLQKEPLQTFPRLSVVVSNALEASASIPPSSTNNHFLLYPCPAPTTATLNRYPVFTSQLQAVGYAAAETIRHVLAHSPDFRPETIIRTLENTSLATAGGQVSFSAATADKPGHQNRFSGCFCYNDSQGRQHSYFPPPQNPKKNQGEH
- a CDS encoding histidinol phosphate phosphatase domain-containing protein, which produces MIDLHTHTIFSDGVLVPAELARRARVAGYRALAFTDHVDFSNLDFVLPRLLTVCRILAETMEMVLLPGVELTHVPPSLIRRGVEQARDLGAAVVVVHGETLVEPVAPGTNLAALEAGADILAHPGLLTLKEAALAAAKGVFLELTTRGGHSLANGHVAALARQTGAKLLLNNDAHGPGDLVSLEMAEKIALGAGLTADEWRRLRLDVVAFVRRKTSGGGLGDAE
- the miaB gene encoding tRNA (N6-isopentenyl adenosine(37)-C2)-methylthiotransferase MiaB, whose protein sequence is MGVGVLTEKLIESKKIFIETYGCQMNVCDSGKIAHLFGARSYQVTSDYRQADLIVINTCSVREKPELKLFSALGRYLPLKRGHLGLVLAVGGCVAQQWGEKLQERYPGLDIVFGTHQLDALPGMVEEVLATRQRLSRTAFREIPGGLEVLARPDPAVPSAMVTIMQGCDNFCTYCIVPYVRGREYSRPSAAIIAEVEKLVQAGVGEVMLLGQNVNSYGLKTPGEISFAELLFRLAKIDGLKRIRFTTSHPKDMSAELIKAFAELPGLCPSLHLPLQAGSDAVLKRMGRGYSAAAYLEKVAELRRVRPGLALTTDIIVGFPGESEADFQETLKMLEQVGYDQIYSFKYSPRPGTRAAAYNDLVPAAEKDERLARCQALQDGLGEALLKTQVGRLTELLVTGPSRRGQGEWSGRSPENRIVNFAAPEGIGVGDLCRVRICKALKHSLKGEVLS
- the surE gene encoding 5'/3'-nucleotidase SurE, with protein sequence MMKTRILLTNDDGITAVGLRELEEGLRGLGRLTVVAPDRERSASGHSLTLQHPLRIDEQGPGHYAVDGTPTDCVFLGVNQVMRHERPDLVISGINRGGNLGDDITYSGTVAAAFEATLLGIPAIAVSLEYEREYHFATASRVARKVTEMVLAQGLPPDTMLNVNVPDLPWDKLAGFRVTRQGKRFYSGVVRENVDPRGRHYYWIGGEVLPGPAAVDTDAALVRRGFVSITPIHLDLTNHRALAALAEWEWES